Within Microcebus murinus isolate Inina chromosome 8, M.murinus_Inina_mat1.0, whole genome shotgun sequence, the genomic segment CGGGGACCCTGGGGGCTGTCGGCTGAGACCCTGCGGCCTGGGGACGAGACACCTAGCCCGTTGGGGAAGACGATGGTGGCGTATTCCGTCTGCTCAGGCAcgcagggggcagggggctccGGGGTCTTCTCTCGACACTGGAAGTCCAGCACGCCATAGTCCACGGTGAACGCAGGCATGGCTGAGGGGTCCTCCTTTTTCAGGGCTCCTTCCttcagagaggaagggagaagtcaGTCCCCATGCCCCCCCCGGGAAGGGGCCTGGGGCACAGTTCGGGCTGAGCCACCTCCCTGGACGCCCACCCCCGAGCCTGGACCTCTCACTTAGAGTAGCTGTGCCCAGACGCTGCTCCAGGGTTGTCCCCCCACTCCCACTCTGTGACCGGGGGAAGCTGCatctcctctctgcctcagtttcccctctgaaATGTGCCTGGCATTCTTGCAGATTTAGATGGCAAAATGTGCCTTTTCTGGCTCCCCTCTCTCCAGCCACACACGGCCCTGCAGCTGTGCCCCTGCCATTGGCCACACGCTAAGGTACCAGGACTTCCTTTGGGATTTGGATCACACTGCCTGGGGAACCCGGGAGGCGAGATCCCCACTGGAAGTTCAAGTTTAAGGGTTCCCAGGCCCCTAGGAGCCCCCAGGAAGGTGGAGGGGGATGGGTCTCACAGGACAGGGCCCGAGGCTCACCGGAAGTTGGTCGGTGTTTCTGGCTCCTCCGGCCCCTGCAGAGAGACACATGGAGTGAGGAGCAAGCACTGAGCCGGCCTCCCTGGGGCAGTGGTCTTGGCGGGGCCCTGGCCCCAAGGGGCTTCGTCAACCTGTCCAGGGGGTTCCAGGCCCTGACTGGAGGCTGTCTGGGCCCAAGAGGGCACCGCACCTCTGAGCCAGCTCACCCCGCTAACAACGAGGGGCCCCCGTTTGGTCTGCGAACTGCTGAGCCAGCGCCCACTGCAGGGGACTGACCCCCCAGGCGAGGCCGCATGTAAACGCTGCACGGCTCCATCCGCACAGCGCAGCAGGGCACAGGCCTTCCAGACATGTGGGGGAGGGAATGGAGATGGGTAAGGACTTGGGCTCTGGGGCCCAGCTGCACACCCCACTGCTGcaagacggggggggggggcgcccaGGCTCCAGGTGGGCCGCAGAGCAGGTAGAGGTCAGCTCCACTGATCTCATGCTGTCAGGGTGTGGGGTGTCTTCATCCCTCATGGGAGTCAGAATGTGGGGTGCCCTCAGCCCTCATGGGGGTCAGAATTTGGGGTGTCCTCATCCCTCATGGGGGTCAGGGTGTGGGGTGTCCTCAGCCCTCGTGGGGGTCAGGGTATGGGGTGTCCTCAGCCCTCATGGGGGTCAGGGTGTGGGGAGTCCTCAGCCTACATGGGGTTCAGAGTGTGGGTGTCCTCAGCCCTCATGGGGGTCAGGGTGTGCAGTGTCCTCAGCCCTCATGGGGGTCAGGGTGTGCGGTGTCCTCAGCCCTCATTGGGGTCAGGGTGTGGGATGTCCTCAGCCCTCATGGGGGTCAGGGTGTGGGATGTCCTCAGCCCTCATGGGGGTCAGGGTGTGGGATGTCCTCAGCCCTCATGGGGGTCAGGGTGTGGGATGTCCTCAGCCCTCGTGGGGGTCAGGGTGTGTGGTGTCCTCAACCCTCGTGGGGGTCAGGGTATGGGGAGTCCTCAGCCTACATGGGGTTCAGAGTGTGGGTGTCCTCAGCCCTCATGGGGGTCAGGGTGTGGGGTGTCCTCAGCCCTCATGGGGGTCAGGGTGTGGGATGTCCTCAGCCCTCATGGGGGTCAGGGTGTGGGATGTCCTCAGCCCTCGTGGGGGTCAGGGTGTGGGGTGTCCTCAGCCCTCGTGGGGGTCAGGGTATGGGGAGTCCTCAGCCTACATGGGGTTCAGAGTGTGGGTGTCCTCAGCCCTCATGGGGGTCAGGGTGTGGGGTGTCCTCAGCCCTCATGGGGGTCAGGGTGTGGGGTGTCCTCAGCCTACATGTGGTTCAGAGTGTGGGTGTCCTCAGCCCTCATGGGGGTCAGGGTGTGGGGTGTCCTCAGCCCTCATGGGGGTCAGGGTGTGGGGTGTCCTCAGCCCTCATGGGGGTCAGGGTGTGGGGTGTCCTCAGCCTACATGTGGTTCAGAGTGTGGGTGTCCTCAGCCCTCATGGGGGTCAGGGTGTGGGGTGTCCTCAGCCCTCATGGGGGTCAGGGTGTGGGATGTCCTCAGCCCTCATGGGGGTCAGGGTGTGGGGTGTCCTCAGCCCTCATGGGGGTCAGGGTGTGGGATGTCCTCAGCCCTCATGGGGGTCAGGGTGTGGGATGTCCTCAGCCCTCGTGGGGGTCAGGGTGTGGGGTGTCCTCAGCCCTCGTGGGGGTCAGGGTATGGGGAGTCCTCAGCCTACATGGGGTTCAGAGTGTGGGTGTCCTCAGCCCTCATGGGGGTCAGGGTGTGGGGTGTCCTCAGCCTACATGTGGTTCAGAGTGTGGGTGTCCTCAGCCCTCATGGGGGTCAGGGTGTGGGGTGTCCTCAGCCCTCATGGGGGTCAGGGTGTGGGGTGTCCTCAGCCCTCATGGGGGTCAGGGTGTGGGGTGTCCTCAGCCTACATGTGGTTCAGAGTGTGGGTGTCCTCAGCCCTCATGGGGGTCAGGGTGTGGGGTGTCCTCAGCCCTCATGGGGTTCAGAGTGTGGGTGTCCTCAGCCCTCATGGGGGTCAGGGTGTGGGGTGTCCTCAGCCCTCATGGGGGTCAGGGTGTGGGGTGTCCTCAGCCTACATGGGGTTCAGAGTGTGGGTGTCCTCAGCCCTCATGGGGGTCAGGGTGTGGGATGTCCTCAGCCATCACAGGGTCAGGATGTGGGGTGTCTTCAGCCTTCATGGGGGTCACATGGTCAGGGTGTCTCTCACCACCCCTCTCGCCTGGGCTCAGCCCCATGCGTCCTGTTTACCTCACACCTCTAAGGTCGGGGTCCTGAGGTTTGCCTCTCCCCAGGGGTGCTGAGGCTCTTGCCTCCTCCAGGCATCAGAGCCTCCCGagagcaggtggggaggggacaaggcTGGGGCTTGCATGACCCCAGAGACGCTGGGACaccccagcccagctcctcccCGGGCAGGGTCCTCACtgtggggaggggcccagggaggaCAGCGGGGTGCCGGCAGGGCTGCGGCAGACCTCACCTCGAGTGGCCCTGGGGCAGACGGCAGTCAGGACCCAGGCCAGTAGCAGCAGCACCAGGACACACACCAGGACGCTGGTGATGCTGACCACCAAGCTTTGGAACTGGCCCCCTGGcgtgggcagggggctggggtgcGGTGTGGAAGATTCCTCCACTCTCTCTGCAAGGGCACAAAGGACACAGGTTAGGGGCACGGTCCtgggggctgggtcctggggggctgggtcctggggggctgggtcctgggggaCTGGGTCCTggggggctgggtcctggggggctgggtcctgggggctgggtcctcaggggctgggtcctggggggctgggtcctggggggctgggtcctgggggactgggtcctgggggctgggtcctgggggctgggtcctgggggactgggtcctgggggctgggtcctgggggactgggtcctgggggctgggtcctgggggaCTGGGTCCTCGGGGACTgggtcctgggggctggggactgggtcctgggggctgggtcctgggggaCTGGGTCCTCGGGGACTGGGTCCTCAGGGACTGGGTCCTcggggctgggtcctggggggctgggtcctggggggctgggtcctggggaactgggtcctgggggctgggtcctgggggaCTGGGTCCTCGGGGACTGGGTCCTGGGGGACTGGGTCCTGGGGGACTGGGTCCtgggggctgggtcctgggggaCTGGGTCCTCGGGGACTgggtcctgggggctggggactgggtcctggggggctgggtcctgggggcTGGGTCCTCGGGGACTGGGTCCTGGGGGACTGGGTCCTGGGGGACTGGGTCCTCGGGGCTGGGTCCTcggggctgggtcctggggggCTGGGTCCTcggggctgggtcctgggggactgggtcctgggggctgggtcctggggggCTGGGTCCTcggggctgggtcctgggggctgggtcctcggggctgggtcctggggggctgggtcctggggacTGGGTCCTGGGGGACTGGGTCCTGGGGGACTGGGTCCTGGGGGACTGGGTCCTCGGGGCTGGGTCCTcggggctgggtcctgggggctgggtcctgggggaCTGGGTCCTGGGGACTGGGTCCTcggggctgggtcctggggggctgggtcctgggggctgggtcctggggacTGGGTCCTcggggctgggtcctggggggctgggtcctggggacTGGGTCCTGGGGGACTGGGTCCTGGGGGACTGGGTCCTcaggggctgggtcctgggggactgggtcctgggggctgggtcctggggacTGGGTCCTcggggctgggtcctggggggctgggtcctggggacTGGGTCCTGGGGGACTGGGTCCTGGGGGACTGGGTCCTGGGGGACTGGGTCCTCGGGGCTGGGTCCTcggggctgggtcctgggggctgggtcctgggggctgggtcctgggggaCTAGGTCCTCAGGGGCTGGGTCCTCAGGGCACCCTCCATGTGCTCCCCTCCCCCGAGAGTtacctgccctgccctctccatGACCTGAGGGGCCTTGCAGGACCCCAGCCTCGCAGTGCCCAGCTGCTACTTGGTTGCTCCTCAGACGAGCGTCCACCCAGGACGCTCCTACCTGGCATACCTCCCCATCAGGGGTCAGTCACTACGGCCCTGTGAGACCGACAGaggccctgcccccacacccctGCGGGCTCCTGTTTCTGCGCAGGCGGGGCTGCCCGCTCCTTCCCCTGCTCGCCCTACCCCTGCCCTGTCTCAGGCCGCACCTGTCACTGTGAGCTCTGCGCGGGGGCTCTCTTTGATCTGCGTCTTGGGCTTCAGGAAGATGGCGCCACAGAGGTAGGTGCCGCTGTCATTGCGCCGGGCGGCCACAACGCTCATGTGGAAGCCGCGCCCGTCCGGCAGCTGCGTGACGTGGAAGCGGGGGTCCTGGCCGGGCTGACTGCGGTCCCTGGGGAAGGCGGCCAGCTTGTCGGTCTGGTTGCTGGGGCTCATGCGGTACCAGTTCAGCACGAAGATCTCCGACGTGTTGGAGAAGCTGCAGGTGAAGGTGGCATTGGCCCCCTCGGGCACCGTGAGCCGGGCGGGGGAGAAGCTGAGGGGCCTGTCGGGGGCATCTGCgggtggagagggagagggaccagcatgagggaggggctgggcggcAGCCGGTGAgacccccttccccagcctggcaGCATCCTGGGCAGACCCTCCACCAGGTCCCCAGGTCACCTTCGACTTCGAGACCTGCAGCTGGGGCTCCTCCCCAAACCCTGTTTCCCCCAGaagccttccccctcccctccaggcTCTGAGCCCCCAGAGAGGGCTGTGCACGGCTGCCGCCTAGGCCAACCTGCAGGTATGCTCcagctctgcccacctgggccctgcccctcaagggccctgccctgggcccaccTGCACTGCTCCGGCAGAGGGATGCTGGGTCGGGCGCACGGGGGACTGGATGGAGACCCCAGCCCTGGAGGCAGTGGGTCCTCTTGGCAGGCTCAGGGTCCAGCCTCTGCCCCGCTTTCAGAACAAGCTCAGAGCTGGGACCCTGGGACCGAGTCCTCAGCAGGGCCATCGGCACTCCCGTGACAGCAACGGGCCTCCCGGTCCCCGGACACCTTGCGTaagggtgtggtggtggtggccgCTCTCCTGCCAAAGACGCTGCCTCATGGACACCCTCACACgtactcacacacatgcacactacCCACACGTACTCATGCCCTTTCACGCCCACCCTCACATACATGTGCTGGCTGGCACACGGGAAGAGGAGCTCCCATCTTGCCCCATGTGACCAGCAGTGGTGTTTCCCACCCACAGTCGGGGGTCCCGGGAGGGACAAAGAGCCCACACATGCCAGGCTTCACCCCCTGGGAGACTGCGCTTGGCTCTACCGTGGTCCCTGATTTACACATAGGGAAACCGAGGTGCAGAGAGGAAGTGCAGGCTGAAGCTGCTGCAGACCCAACCCCGGGTGTGTGCTGGTGCCGGAGCGaggggcagagcagagcagaacCCCCTCTGCCCCTGTGACCCCTGCCTGCACCTCCAGCCTCGTGGGAAAGTGGCTTCCTCCCGGGGGAGGCACCGACCAAGACCTGAGACATCTCCCCGCAGCACAGAGAGGTGACCTTCCTGCCCACCCAGCCTCCTGACCCCGCTGGTTCCCAGGCGCTGGCCCAGCCCTGCGACGTCAGTCCGGGTGTGCTCTCTCAGCTCCATCACCGCGACGCTGGCCGGGCTTGGCCCCAGCACCCGGTGACGAAGAAGCAGCCGCCACGGCTACGGGTCCCTCTACTGCTTCTGGGGCAGAGGCCTCTGGGCAGTGTGGGGACCTCATGGAGTAGTCAGGGCTCCGAGGAGGAAGGGGGCAGCCAGCCCCGGCGGCCCTGTGGTCGGGCCGGCCCGGGTCCTGCTGTGTGGGGCCAGGCATGAGAGGCGAGTGAGCCACGCCCGGGGCCTGTGGCCAGGACCGACTCATGCCCGTCCCCACCG encodes:
- the PDCD1 gene encoding programmed cell death protein 1 translates to MRTPQGPWAVLWAVLQLGWRPGWLLDAPDRPLSFSPARLTVPEGANATFTCSFSNTSEIFVLNWYRMSPSNQTDKLAAFPRDRSQPGQDPRFHVTQLPDGRGFHMSVVAARRNDSGTYLCGAIFLKPKTQIKESPRAELTVTERVEESSTPHPSPLPTPGGQFQSLVVSITSVLVCVLVLLLLAWVLTAVCPRATRGAGGARNTDQLPEGALKKEDPSAMPAFTVDYGVLDFQCREKTPEPPAPCVPEQTEYATIVFPNGLGVSSPGRRVSADSPQGPRPLRPEDGHCSWPL